gccgctctttaaggcggccattgcaactgattggttcaGGTTCTGGACCTCCAGAGCGGtggtgttgaagcggttgacataGGTCCGGATTGATTCCCCCTCCTtttgtttgatgttgatgagggacttcgaacctttccgggggcgccgactgctgacgaaatgagccacgaactggtgactcatttggtcgaaggagaagattgtacccggcttcagtgccgagtaccaattcctcgctgctcccttcaaagtagacgggaaagcccgacacAAAATGGCGTCCGACGCGTCGTGGAGTAGCATcatggtccggaaggcctccaggtggtcgatcgggtccgaggtcccatcgtagctctcgaactgagggagcttgaagttcgacaggatttgttcctgcatgatcatttgagaaaaagaaggatcagtgcagatatcctcaccataagcagtgggagcTCGGCGGAGCTCTtggatccgccggttcatctcctggagtctctgatccaggaggtcctctcgcctgtgggtctcgagggtcctttgacaaaatggaggtagagatctttcagaggtggaatcatggtctgattgagggctctccacccttggattcatcttttcgggaaagacggggcggctggcccaggtggcccgtccCACCGCCGGATTTTGGggttccggtgatgctctttccagtcgcactgatgcctgcggttgctgctgctgttgcatggcctgcacagcttcagtgaggcctctgacctattgcaccagtaggtcgaattgctccgcgctagccgccgttgccggaggaggaggaggctgggaaactggaggtgaggccggagcctgagatctggccgcggaggtcgtggatcatcgcgtggatgctctgcggggaggtaTCGGGCGAGGACCTagtagaggaaggaggagaagatgccggaaaagatgatcggaggcggtcccgttgagcgctcctttaagaacaagggtactgcgaagatacaggaccccttcctctagcgccaatcctgttggtgcaaaaatccgcctgcgtcgaagaagctggagtcgagggagtcgcggtcgccgctgggacctgcaaaagaagtctaaaccggaggtggggttgttccggtaagaccctccgacgctcaagtcagttctctgcctcaacaagaatggagtgctcgaacgaaaattttagcagagtttttaggtaagaaatgagagcttagagaataacgtatctggggtctcccttttataggtggagggggcaacagactgatagcgatgtctgtaaccgtctggcggtgggctgcccaggatcaggaggagtttgttgcggagagtagtggagtgggatcgtggccatcactgggacgtgccacgtggagtctgttgcggagagtggagcggtgtccgttgttgcgacttgccagagggtggtggaaccgcgcggtatccgtcgcaggaagtggagcagaattgcgGTCATTatagtggtctgccagggagtgatggagccgcgaggaatctgttgcaggaagtggagcagagtcgtgaccgttcCTGCGGCCTGCCAAAGGGTCTAGGTCTATCAGCCGAAGTTCGGCTAGAGTGTctagcggagagaggtggctagctacccgccTGAGAGAAggtcggagtccggttcccgtatgagtccggatgaagtctccctTCAGcagaagtcggagacgaggtctggctcccgtgggagtccggacggagtcttcccgcagccggagtcggcgacgagatctagctcccgtaggagtccgggcgaagtctacctgcagttaaagtcgggggtgaagttcggctcccttaggggCCCGGACATAgtttactggcagttgaagttggggacggagtccggctcccgcgggagtccgggcggagtcttcctgcagccggagttggagacgagatctggctcctgtaggagcccgggcgaaatctacctgcaattaaagtcaggggcgaagtccggctcccgtaggagcccggacgaagcttaccagcagttgaagtcggggatgaagtccggctcccgtaggagtccggacgaagttctcctgaagtagaagtcagggacgaagtccaactcccgtaggagtccggacgaagttcacctgcagtaggagtcggggacgaagttcggcttccgtaggagtccgaacgaagttcacctgcaatagaagtcggagacaaagtccggctcccgtaggagcccggatgaaatctggtagttgtaggaatctgccgttggtgaagttcagccgttgacgaagtccgatgtagtttggattggagttgaacctggctggaagaagtctggaagggattcgaagaacagctgatagtcgtagaaggtcggctggcggcggagcacagtgagcacttggggcggcttgatagatgactggcgaaactcatgttgaaggagctcgggtgatgcagtgggagttcgtccgtcgaagAAATTCAGTCAGTATTGTGGAAATCCGATCGTTGGAGaaatccggagagataccatctgtagTCAAAAatcggaggagtcttgggagggtcaatcctgttaagaatttcgactgagaatattttatacccaacagttaggATACTCATCAAAAATATCACGCTAAGTATTCCAGCTCCTCTTCGTAGTGCAACTATAATTGTTTCTGTTCTACCCTCCGGAAGAGAGAGACCGTCTATATCAACTCGTGATGGTACGTCTTGTTCAACATTAAAGCAGATCTCATGGTTGGCTTAGCCCGAACAAGCCCTGGCCCAAGCCCATATAACTAAAGCCCAAACCTTAGGGACGATCAAATGATCAACCTCAACGGGCCGGTGTTTTGGTTTTGGAGCGAAAAAGAATATGAAATCTCATAGTGCATGGATTGCACTTGAAAGTCTTATCATGCAATGTTTGTCTGTACGCAATCGGGAGGCTCGTAGTTGCAAATGCTAGAATTGAATTGCGTCATTTGAactgttaaataaaaataaataaataaataaatacttcAAATCACAAAGTTAGAAAATGCAGGCAAAATTGACCTCGGTTCTTATTATGATATTTGTTGCAATCGGCACTGAATAGAGTTCCCACCATCCCCCAACCCCCCTTGCACtctgtaattattaaattttaatactaTATCTCTTTCAGCATCATATAATCAAATAGTTGCAtttgcatttaaaatttttaatcacgtAATGTGTTTTGAGTCATGTCAATAGCCAGTAGCTGAGCTCGTTGGAACCCATATTTAGTAGGTCCAAATTGGGCCGGCCTGGGATGATAGAAGAGCCTGCAGCGATCTCCTAATGTCAGCCTCGGTTCTATCTCCCATCAGTATTTTCGTGATCGGATGGGCCAATCATGTGCCAAATTATCCTGGGTTAACAATTGTGGAAGACTGGATCATAAACTGGAAACATGAGCTGTTGATATTCTTGAGCAAGGATTGCTCATAGAAGGGAATGGTGCATGAGGCCTAATGTTCCAAGCAGAATAATGATTCCAAGAGACTAAGATCAAACGCTCAAGAAAGCCGGACAACAGCAGTTTGAACCCTCAACTTGATTTAAAAAAAGTTTCTAGCAGAATAGAACTTCGTTTacaaaatcaaataatatcaAGATGCCATTCGTCATCGCAGAAGGCCAAAGACCTCAAGATGCTGGGAATATTTCTATCACTGCAAATACCTGAAAGATGGCTTTGCTTCTTTCCCTTGTTTGAAGAGTTTGATTTCGGCTGCCTACGAACTTCGATAGTATTGGTGCCATGTAACGATCCTATAATTATTCTGCGACGCATTGCAGCTGGAAACAGATCTAATGGAGTAGAAGATTTACGAGAAAATTAATCAGAAAGGAACAAGAGAAGTTGTTAGCATGGTCCATGTTAGGAATGAGTTGCATTAGTCCATCAAGAGAAATTTGCTAGCACAAAACAGCCAAAGATATCTGTAGAACATAAACCAGGACAGGAACCAAAATATATTACAATTAAAAAGAAACCAAATCCTTAAATTTGCTAACAATAAAGACTAAAACTTATCCAGTAAACACGTATGCAAGGACTGGTACCAAAGAagaacaaatcaaaactagtcgAAACCAAAACATGCCGTGTAATGCTCATAAAATTCCATGAAGATTTCATCAAAGACTTGGATAAATAAAATTGAGTTCATATGACACATTTTTATGATACTGGAAGAGAGATGCGGTGATGATACAGAAGAAAATCGAAAAGGTTTCAGTTCTCATTACAGTGATCAGAAAAATAGAAATAAAGCAGAAGAATCAAAAATCACAAGGCAACATCGCTCGAGCTATCAAGCAGTCACTTCCAGTTGTTGGCAACAATGTCAGCCAAATCTACCACCCTCTGCGAGTAGCCCCATTCATTGTCGTACCAAGCAATCACCTTGACCATGTCATCACCCATAACCATGGTGAGGGATGAATCAACAGTTGATGACACATCACTGCAGCGGAAGTCCACAGAAACGAGAGGCTCATCGCACACAGAGAGAATGCCCTTCAGCTCCTTCTCTGCAGTGTCTCGGAAAGCAGCATTGACCTCTTCAGCAAAGGTCTTCTTGGAAACTTGAACAACAAGGTCGACAACGGAGACGTTAGGGGTGGGGACACGAAGGGCAATCCCATTGAGCTTGCCCTTTAGGGTGGGGAGGACCAGGGCCACAGCTTTTGCAGCACCGGTGGATGTAGGAACAATGTTGAGGGCAGCTGCTCGTGCACGTCGAAGGTCGCGATGGCTTGCATCTAGCAGTCTTTGGTCACCAGTGTAAGAGTGGGTGGTGGTCATGGTTCCCTTGATGATGCCTGTCAGGTTCACtcattaattaaattttctcAAACGAAAAAGGGAACCGGTTGAAGATGCATAGCATAAACCCTGGATACATTACAATCAGGATACGTCTAACTACAGAATTCAATATGTGCAAACAATGTTGCCTACAATCAATGAAAGCACAGGCAAGTAAAaactataaaaatttctaaagcaTGGTAAGATTGCAGTCATATCAAGTATGAAAAAGCATACAAACAGGTGCTTATGATATCATATCTTTACCAAGTACCGAACATGGGAAGTGCTTCTCTTCAAATGCATTTCATGCAAGTGCTCCTTGAAAAGCTCTGAATAAAGAATTAATTCTGACATCGTTAGAATTTAGAAGTTCAAAGATCTAATGTATCAGAGTACTCGAGTTGATGCTAGTTGAGAACACCGCTACTCCAACAAAGATCTATCCTACAAGCAATGTGAGTATGAGACGAAGAGTATCTTTGAGGTATAAAGTATGATAGATCATCAAGCACAAAAGGTGTAAATTATTGATATGCAGGGGTACCCTATGAAAGCCACCTGATTGTTGGATGCCTGATTTCTTTTGGAGAGAAGTTCCAAGGAATATGCTTTAAGATTCAGCATTTTAAACTAAATATTGGTGATTATTTCAGGCTCAGTAGCGTAGTTAAGGGGGTTTCTCAGCTTATTTGGATCAACCAAGGAAAGGTTGCAATCATGCCTTTTTCTTTATGAGGCTATTGTCTGATGAAGGGGCGAACAGTCGGGGGGGAAAAATAATGATGTCACCCTTAGGTTGGCCTTGAATACACGGATGCTAAAGAGGTCATCCATATCAAGAGTTTATAATGAATTAAATCAGGAACGAGAAAGTCTACCAATTTTGATGATCATGTTGCAGAATTCAGGCTAGTCAGAGACATGATGTGCTTCAACTCTCATTGTTGTTGTCTCTAAAGTTCGCACaacagagagagaaaaaaaaaaaaacataacaaCTACTGAATCGCAGTAAAATGTTCACAAGACTCTTGCTTGGTTTCAGCTGCAGCTAAGATGGCAGTTTGGGAAACCTACTCCATTTTCTAGTGTCAATTAAGGGCTACATTTTCCAAGCAAcaagatccaaaattttattaGCCATGCAGTGGCACTTATCCTCAATTCAAAACCTGGGGACCGGCCCCTGGTGGCCTAATAACACATGAAGAGATGTCCAATTAAGAGAGAAGCACGAAATAAATGGAATGAATCGTTGTGCTCCGTACCGAACTTTTGGTCGAGGACCTTGACGAAGGGAGCGAGGCAGTTGGTGGTGCAGGAGGCGTTGCTGATGATGGGCTCGTCGGGGTTGTAGGTCTCGACATTGACGCCCACCACGTAGGTGGGAATGTCCCCCTTCCCGGGGGCCGTGATCAGCACCTTCTTCGCCCCGGCCTGGATGTGCTTCCCCGCCCCTTCCCTGTCCACGAACACCCCCGTCCCCTCGATCACCAGGTCGATGCCCAGCTCCCTGCGTtatatcatacatacatacacatgttTTCATTGGTCGATCGATCATCATCAGTGAGATCACCACTATATCAAAGACTAACTGCATCATATACGTGACTCACTTCCATGGGAGGTCGAGTGGATTGCGGTTGGTGACGACCTTGATGACCTTGCCGTCAACGGAAATGGCGGCGTTGCCAGCGGGCTTGACGTCGGCCTCGAAGATGCCGAGGGTGGAGTCGTACTTGAGGAGGTGGGAGGCCTGCTTGACGCCGCCGGTGTCGTTGATGGCCACCACGTCGAGGGGGGAGTCCTTGCGCCCGTGCCAGCACCGCAGGAAATTCCTCCCGATCCGCCCGAACCCGTTGATTGCCACCTTTATCTTCGCCTCCGCCGGCCCCTTCCGGTACCCACCACCGCTCCCACCCGCCACCTGCAGTCATTAACGCCACAACCCGATTTAATCAATTGCTCAGGGCTCTTGTACTACTTTCTATTGGATGTTTGATGAACCCTGTCCACTGAGTCCAAGGACGGACGAGCGGGCTGGGTTGGACCACCAAAATGCAGACATTTCCAACATGTCTAATTACCTCGGAGAGACGATTCAAAAAATGGTTACGAAATAGCACCTAATGATTATATCTGTCCCGAGCATAAAACCCATGCATGACACATTTGGCAAGAGTCTCCACTGAGTGCAAGTAGCTAGAGCAGCGGACAGGTAACAATAAAACCATTTGGTTTAATTTGGTGAAAGTAAGTTCTAGATGGTTACAATAATCAAATGGGCATATCGGTGATGAGATAAGGAAGGATTTGGAGTTATAACGATGATGATGGAGCAAAGTTTGGACGAAAGCAATAAAATATGACCGATGAAAATAGCAACAAGATAATAATGATTAGCCTGTAaaggaagaaataaaaaagagataGACCTATTAAAACAATAACAATAATGATGACAGTGATGAGAACAGAAAGATGATGAGCTCATGGTAACAAAAAGCTTTCTAGATTACAAGTTATTGCTAGAGGAATTTCATAGTGTTTAAATGGTGATGCTACTGCAAAACATGAGGCAATAACATATTAACAATTATAAGATACAACACAAAAATTTActgatgataaatttaaaaaaaaaatgtaagtaaatcatgatttatatatttctatcttttgtGCCAAAGTTCCATCATTGCTGATGATTTATCAATTGTCTGGAAGATGGTTACAAAATATTCACCAAACTTTCTTGAGCAGAACATTCAGAACAACTATGTTTGCAAATAATCGATGAAATATcttaatatttctgatcatatTGAATGATGCACCTTGAACTAATCATGCTACCTTAATGCGCTTGCACTTTTTTTTGGGGTAGAAAGCTTGCACATATTTTTGGTTGAAAATAAGTAAAACATGATGTTATTTAGTCGACGGATTAATGGGTGGAAGCCCAGTTTTTAGACCCGGTTCCAGAACAGGGTTAGATCTGGATCAAGGCAAACGAAGACCTCACCCAACTCAAATTGAGTG
Above is a genomic segment from Elaeis guineensis isolate ETL-2024a chromosome 1, EG11, whole genome shotgun sequence containing:
- the LOC105060347 gene encoding glyceraldehyde-3-phosphate dehydrogenase A, chloroplastic, producing MASATLAVANASLQANGKGFSEFSGLRSSSLPLRRINTSDDFISVISFKTSAVAGGSGGGYRKGPAEAKIKVAINGFGRIGRNFLRCWHGRKDSPLDVVAINDTGGVKQASHLLKYDSTLGIFEADVKPAGNAAISVDGKVIKVVTNRNPLDLPWKELGIDLVIEGTGVFVDREGAGKHIQAGAKKVLITAPGKGDIPTYVVGVNVETYNPDEPIISNASCTTNCLAPFVKVLDQKFGIIKGTMTTTHSYTGDQRLLDASHRDLRRARAAALNIVPTSTGAAKAVALVLPTLKGKLNGIALRVPTPNVSVVDLVVQVSKKTFAEEVNAAFRDTAEKELKGILSVCDEPLVSVDFRCSDVSSTVDSSLTMVMGDDMVKVIAWYDNEWGYSQRVVDLADIVANNWK